The segment gaaaaccaaagaaaggttAACTTCCACAAGTGGAGGAAAAATgcagattgaattcaaaatcccaaaagcaCATGTTTGCCAAGACAATGCGTGTTTCAAAACCACCTTtgttcttataaaaaatatgacaGATCGGGTCATCCTAGGAAACCCTTTCATGTGTCTGTTGTATCCTTTCATCACGgatagtgaaggaatcactaccCATCCTTTTAGCCAACCAGTtaagtttaagtttcttaggaaccctaaacctaaaaagatTGAATATCTCCAAGAAGTTTCTGTTTCTAAAAATCTTAACCTCATCAATGCCAAAACTTCTTCATTCGGTCCAAATCAAGTCAAGAACCTTGATCAATTTGCACCATCTATCATATTTGATAATTCCTGGAGTCCCAATCAACCTCATAAATTATCATCTTATCACATTGCATATAAAAGAATTTGTTCCATGACATCTcatgattttaacaaaaatgtttttgaaaacaaccaTTTTGTTAATACAGGAATGTCTTCTTCAAATTCAAAGAGAAACAAAGGAAAGGCACCTATACAGGGATTTCCTCAGAAAATGCATGAAGGCACTTCTTCTGGACAAGAACCCAGAAAAGCAACATCCCTTCAAAATATGTACCCGGCAGCGGTTACATATTCCAGTGGTTATATGGCTATTACTCTTCAAGAAGTAAAAAAACAAGGCTTTGCAATTTAGCAATGGAGTGTATACAGATCTCCCACCCTCCATTAAATTCATCCTTGATAACCTTCAGAGAGCTTTTACCAAAAATCACTATAATCTTTTCCAAGGAACCCTTAAGGCACTAGAATTACACTTAGTAGAGCTTGAGGCAGGAAATGCAATTCTCactagtcaactctttggcaaagaggatatCCATTCAATGGATAATATGACTATCATGGGTACTGATTATGCTAGGTTAAGTCTTAAGACTCAAAACCAGCTAAGAAGTACCGTTGCCAACTTGCCTATTAATATACGAGCACGTATTTGAAGAAGCAAGGCTATGTCTGAATCACATGACCAATGGTTCAAGCATTTCAAAATGATggttgacagtttttagaccccttaaacaattgattaaacctaggtaattagccaagtgattacttagtcaaattaacaagtcttggttaacacaaatatatcatatcatgcatagcagcggaaaataaataagacaatgatatgatcacccaggaaaccaaaccggtaaaaacctggggaggatttgacctagctatccttaaggtaaacttgaatccactatcttgaaagaatcaaagttcatacaaaaggacttacaagcacccccgcttgacttcttaatgctaccaaccagtagaacttactgacatgaccacgtgcaaactctgaatccacggactccttctttcttggattcccaccagctacaagcacccccgcttgtgtattctttaagctttaatggcaacaactgaattgatcatcaaggtgtagaaaatatctcctccttgaaaaccctaagtttgtgtaaaggaaagctcctctagatctcacaagagatttacacaaaccgcaatatgagcaacactaaaacgtggctagggtttgccttttatacttaggacaaataagaaaccctaaaaacgttttaaaacaaatagggctgagttggaaaattctacagaaaaccaatctgcccgagcttcgatcggtcgagcctaagcttcgatcgatcgagcctggtCGAAAGCCATAGTGCTTTCTgctttaaactcgattccaactttacattgacatacaactttgagctagttttaaacacttctaaacacattgttttgatcatggtttgccaataatacaaattagagttctaaatacataaagtcctaaactttagaacctaacaatggTCACCACCCATTTCCCGGTTTATGGTGAAGAATCAGATGACATTGAAACTGACTTCATCCGATCAACCTGGAATGAAAGAACAGTAAACACTGGCTAAGATGAAATAATAGATGAAGAATGTAATGTATGGGAGTGGAAGtgctatcaaaaaataaatgtaaaacaaaataatgtttgttagagataacatactaaaaataatgtataaccacaaaataatggataactatGGTGGTATAACCTGCCAACTTGATTGAATATCAAAACAATTACAGTAACTTACAACACTTACTGTCGGCCACAaacttggctctgataccaagtgGGGTAAGCTACAGACAAAGGGGGAGAGTGCCGTTCAAATGGGCGGTCTCGGTGCGGAAGCTTAAATAGGTTACAAATGTAGTTCTGGTATAAGTGTAAACTAGgggagaagagaagagagcCATTTAGGGTTACAAAGTATTTCTATTACAAAGTAAAACTGGAGCTCTGAGATAGTATTGAACTAAGCTTGCTGAAGACTGAAGCAAAGGGTTCCTTTTATAGCTGGAGGAAGCCTTGGATCCGTTCAGGAGATTGCGAAAATCATGGAAGGTAAACTGCTTTTACTCTTGGGTGAATATCTTTTTAGCCGAAAGTAAATAGTAACTTCAATGATTCTATCAGGGCACTGTTGAGTGAACAGTGTTCTGTCCCCTTGCTTTTCTGAATAGTAACTCTGCACAGTGTTCTGGTACTGTGTGGTGAATAGTAGCTTGTCGGCAGCTTTGCTGGTGCGGGTACTGTTCTGGAATAGTAACCGGATTTGCAAAGGTGGTTCTTGAGCTATTCTGGGGCTTCTGGAGCTGTTCTGGAGCATCCTGGTCTTCTGGAGCTGTTCTAGAGCATCCTGGGGTCATTTCTGGAAGTGTTCGGACTCTCTTAGTCGGAAGTACCAGATGGATACCCATCATATGGATCCCATTCAGAAGGATTATAATCACAGCCATGTTCATGATATTTGTCAAACAGATTACAAAATCCACAATACAGTAGAGGTTCATAGTCTGCGTTCTGAGTTGTGAACTAACTGGGATCATCATAATCAAGCCTCTGGGTAGTGAAGGCTTCTGAATATGGCTTGGTGGTAAACACTGAAATTCTACTTGTGTTACCTGTGA is part of the Quercus robur chromosome 9, dhQueRobu3.1, whole genome shotgun sequence genome and harbors:
- the LOC126700120 gene encoding uncharacterized protein LOC126700120, which codes for MALGMKETPTYLIKTHMLLQDAGRITSTMNSFTSLVNYGKITISQVTQVEFQCLPPSHIQKPSLPRGLIMMIPVSSQLRTQTMNLYCIVDFVICLTNIMNMAVIIILLNGIHMMGIHLVLPTKRVRTLPEMTPGCSRTAPEDQDAPEQLQKPQNSSRTTFANPVTIPEQYPHQQSCRQATIHHTVPEHCAELLFRKARGQNTVHSTVP